The Pontibacter sp. SGAir0037 DNA segment GGTTCAGAAGTTACCACAGCGCCTCCGTCTCCTATAGCTCCTAAATTTTTGGTGGGGTAAAAACTAAAAGCGCCTGCATGGCCTATGGCGCCTGCATATTGCTGCTTATACCGGGCGCCGTGTGCCTGAGCAGCATCTTCCAGCACCTGCACATTTGCCTCTTTGGCCAGGTTCAACAGGCTTTCCATGGCGCAGGTTTGCCCATACAGGTGCACCGGTACGATAGCCTTGGTTTTAGATGTTACCCAAGGGGCCGCACCTGCTGCAGTCAGGTTATAGGTATCAATGGCTGGTTCGGCAAAAACAGGAATAGCACCTGCCTGTACTACGGCGTTAGCGGTGGCTATAAAGGTATTAGCAGGCAATATCACTTCGTCTCCTGGCTGTATGCCCATTGCTTTCAGAGCAACTACAAGAGCATCATAGCCGTTGCCTACACCTACGGCAAAACCAGCCCCGATAACTTTAGCAAAAGCCTGCTCAAAATCTGCTACTGCGCCTCCGAGTATATACTGTTTTTCGTCTAGCACCTGTAGCAGTGCGTTTGTCACGCTGCCTTCTATTCCGGCGGGCCAGTCTCTGAACTCAAAAAAAGGAACCTTACCTGCTGCCATATCACCACTACTTAAAGGCTTTCGTTACATGCGTCTGAAACTCCTGATAGTCCCGGATATAATCTTCTTCAGAGAAATCGGTAGAAGTTAAACAAACAGCCATCGCGCCATCCTGAAATGAGAGCCTAGTCCAGCATAATGGCGGAATATAAAGCCCAATAGCAGGCGAATTGAGTAAAAAAACTTGCTGCCCCTTTCCCCACTCCGCCTCTACCCTAATCGCTCCCTGAACTGCTACTAGAACTTCCTGTGTCGCTTTATTGGCATGATTACCACGTACAACTCCTGCCGGGATGTTATAAGTCCAGAAAACGCGCTTTACCTGGAAAGGCAGTTTCTCTGCATATTGAGTGGTGGCAATATAGCCCTCTACTGCGCTGCCTATTTGATCAAATTGTATAAGGTAAGGCTGTTGCAACAATCTTTATCAGGTTTGTTAGTGGCAAATTAACTATTGCTCGTCCAAATTAAAAATTAGAATTGATCTTCAAACTGATTGTTTACCTCTACCTTATCCGTATGCACCATAATCTTTTGAAAATGATAAACTAAATACACGTTGCTGGCCTTACGTTAAAGTTCCCTTTCTGCTAGTTAATTCCTAATTTTTAATTAATCTTTAATTTGGCGAAGCACTTGTTGTACCTTTGCTCCACAATGGCTCCACACCAAAGAAGGCCACATGGAAGATACATATTATACGATTGCATCGCCAAGCGAAGGCTTATACAAAGAAAAAGGAAGCAAATTTATTGCGCTTGCCTACCAGGTGCATTCTGAAGAAGAAGTAAAAGAAATAATGGCCGGGCTCAAAAAAGAATACTACGATGCCCGCCACCATTGCTACGCCTATAGCTTAGGAGCCGATAAAAGCCGTTACCGGGCCAACGACGACGGAGAGCCGAATCATTCGGCAGGAGATCCTATACTGGGCCAGATCCGTTCTGCAAACTTGAGCAATGTGTTAGTTGCAGTGATCAGGTACTTTGGAGGCACCAAACTAGGTGTGAGCGGCTTAATTAACGCTTACAAAACAGCTGCTGCAGAAGCTATTGCCAGCGCCACCATTATAGAGCGGCACGAGACAGCCCTCATGCAGGTGCACTTTACCTACCCGCAAATGAACGACGTGATGGGCCTGATAAAGGAATACAATCTCCAAATTAAGGAGCAGCAGTTTGAACTGGAGTGCCTTATTACCTTGGAAGTAAGGAAGGAGCAACAGGAAGACGTAAAGGCCAAACTCGAAGATTTAGATGCCGTAGAAGTGGCAGTACTGTAAACCACTGAACCAGGTTCTGCCAGGCATAACCTAAATAGCTGTCAGCCTTATCAAAGAATTACTCATCTGCTTTCTTAGTACAATTTCAGTACTTGCTTATATTCGCTTTGGAGGCAGAGCTGGTGAAGCGGTTTTTAGCTGCGAAGCAGCGCTACGTGGCAAAGATGCAGGCATTTTACAGGATATTTGCAGCATACAGGATGAATATTAAACAAGCTCTTATGGCTAAAAGAAAAACACGCAGGTCGAGAAATAAGATTCTGGATAGGAAGGCAGGCAACAGGCCTGGCCATTTAGCAGTACCTGCCGAGGCCTTCACACCCCGTTTTTTCCTGATTTCCTTCCACGACCAGTTTTTTGAGGAGAAGGAGTATGCTACGTATGAGCAGTTGAAGCAGCGTGTACACGAATTACCCGATGCCAGACACTGGATCGATATCAGGGGCTACAACAGCCAGGGCCTGTTCGAAAAGTTAGTTGCTGATTTTAAAATTCACCCGCTCCAGATGGAGGACGTGCTTAACGATTACCAAAGGCCGAAGGTTGAGCAGGACCAGGGCAGGCTGTTTATTATTACCCGCATGTTGCGCTGGTCGGCTGAGCAGCATATTCTGGAGGATGTGCAACTTTCTGTTTTTACGGGCTCTAATTATGTGCTCACTCTGCAAAGCGATTACGACGATTGCCTGAACCCTTTGCGCGACCGTATCAGGTCAGGCTTAGGTGTCATACGGCAGCGGCCCAGCATCTACATTACTTATGCCATCCTGGATGTGGTGCTGGATTTTTACTTTCCTGTTATAGGCAAGATAAGTTCTTACATGGAGGAACTGGAGCAGACTATTCTGGAGCAGCCCTCCAAGCAAACACTGGGGCAGGTACTGAGCCTGAAGAATGAGCTTATCAGGCTGCGCCGCATTGTGTGGCCGGAGCGGGATAAGATGAATGAGCTATTGCGTATGGATGAACATATTATACCTGCCAGCCTGCAAATCTACTTCCGGGACGCTTATGATCACACAATTCAGTTAATCGACCTGATTGATAGCCATAAAGAGATGACTTCCAGCTTAGTGGAGCTTTACATGTCCACAGTCAGTAACCGCATGAACAACATCATGAAGGTGCTTACTATTATCTCCAGTATATTTATACCTTTAAGCTTTGTGGCAGGGGTATATGGCATGAATTTCTCACGGGAGGACCCGGAAACAGGCGAAGTGTTCCGTTACAGCATGCCCGAACTATACCAGCCTTTCTCCTACCCAATCCTTCTTTTTATAATGACGGTTTTAGTGGTTCTTCAGCTTTATTTCTTCTACCGCAAAGGCTGGTTTAAGAGCTTTTAAGGCTTGCAGCTATAGCAGAGTTACATTACCTGCCAATGTGCTTACCGGTAAGCAATGCAACCTGGCTGCTAAAGTATTCATGCGCCTGTCAAACAAGAGTTGCTATCAGGCTTATAGCTGGTGTAATGCTCTAGTTTGGCAGCCTGAAGCTCAAGCGCTTTAACTCTCTTCTGTACACTTTGTATAGGGTGTAGTTGTTGGCTGCTTCGTTAAAGAAGATGTTTACAGGCTGATTACTTTCAAGTGACCTGCCACCTATTAATGCTGCGCGGGCATCGTACAGGTAGGTTTTCTGAGGGCCGGTTTCTGTAATGGCATACACCCGTTTATCGCCTCCGAAGTGAAAATATTGTACAATCTTAGGAGCTGAAGTAACATAGTTCTTTTCAAAAATCTCTTCCAGGTCCTGGTTAAATACGGCAACTTTACCTAAATCCTGCCTTACAATAATAAACGACCTGTTGCTGTTATCCGGTACCAGCTCAAACACGGCCCGTTTGCTTGGCCGCAGGAGCTGTTCTCGTCGCAACACAGTTCCCTGCAGGTTAAACACCACCACTTCGCCATACCTGGTAACTGTAGTGATTTCTGTTCTTCTTAAATCGGCACCTGCTTTTGCTATAGCGCCAGAGTTAAGCGGCACCCTTAAGCTAAAAGGAAAGCCAGGGTATGTTTCTCCTTCTTTATTCAGTGCATACACATAGCCGTTTTCAAGCAGCACTAATATAACATCCAGCCCTCCGACACGAATATGCTGCGGTTCGGCAGCTAACCTGTAGTCCAGACGGCGGGGCTGCCAGCCAGGCATGGCATTGCCCCTGAAATCGTACATATACAGGTTGCCCAGGTTATCATCAGCCAGAAAACGATAGTTACCATCCTTCTCGTAGTCAAACACCGAAACCCGCTGCACACGCAATGTATCAGTTAAATTAAAGGGGAAGTTCTCTAGTTCCTGCCCCTGGTTATTGATGGCATGTATCCTGTTTGAGGTGGCAAACACATACCTCAGTTTTTTATCTGGCCCAACTTCAATTTGCTTTATTGTACCCCGCACTGCACCGGATAATGTATCGGCCCAGCCTCTGGTGCCGGCTGCCGTAATGTTGTGCAGCACATTGGCCGAATCCTGCACCACTACTTCTCTGCTTCTATCTACCGCATTGTTAACCGGGAAAGGCATTGAAACAATTCTGCTGTTAAACGGAAGCGATAACTCCTCTTCGAAACCTGCCTCACCTGCTACAGCGGCACGTTCCTGCCTTCTAAAAAGGAAGCTGGTGTAGTACTGGTTTTCAACCTTGGAAAACTGCAGGCTTACCTGATTGAAGCGTTTGATCAACGAGGAATGCTGCAAGAGATCTTCCCTGTTTTCTTCCTGCATGTAACGGCTCAGCACATACCAGGCATTTACAGTGTTTAAGAACAAACTGAAATTCCCATCCTGCAGTGTTTCTTCCAGAAAAGCCTTTTGTTGCACCGATCTTCCCCATACATGATCGTTGGCTATATCATCCAACAGTGAGCGTAATGTGGCTATTTCAGAAGAGAAAAGCAGATAATCGCCTACCTGCACCACATAGCTCTGCTCAAAGCCTGTGAAAAGCTGCCCAAACAATTGCGCGGGCAGTTCAGGCACATCCAGCAAGCTTATGGTGGAGTTACCGTACTGCTCGCTAAACTCCTTTTCTTTCTGCACCTCACTTACCTGGCGGCTTAATTGTGCCAGCAGGCTTCTCATATGTTCTTGGTTACCCATGCGGGCAAACACAATTTTCTCAGGACTGGTATTGATGTTGTAAGACTCCAGGTAAACCAGTGCCAGTTCCTGCCTGAAATTTTTCGACAAACTATCTACTGTGGCAGCGTAAGCAGCTTCGGTTTTAATTTTATCCTGCGAATCGTCCTGTAGCTTAGCCAGCTGGTTTATTCCGAAATGAAACATAAGGGCGGTCCTGTTTGGCAGATACTCCTTCACCTGGAAAGGCCTTGCCGCAACAGGGTTCATCTTATTGTGCAAAGAACCCTGCAGGTCCTCAGGGTTAGAAAAGCCATTCAGGAAGATCTTATTCCGCTCCAGCTTCAGTTCCAGCATACCGTTCCGGCAAAAGCTCGACAGAAAACGAACCTGCGGCATAATATCTTCCCGCACAAAAAGGCCGAGCACATCGGGCAGCTCCCTGTAATTGATAAAAACGTTGGCATAGATGTCTGGCTGTGTCAGGTAATTCGTGTTTCTGAAGTCGGCTGCAACAGACGTTTTTACTCCCCTGTTTATCCTTCGCACAATTTCCTCGATCAGCACAGGTGAGGCACTCAGAATAATGTTGTTATGGTAGGAAAAGTAGGTAAAGCTGGTATTGAGCTGTGTATTGGTTATATCGGTAAGTAAATACCCCTGATAGTCGCGCGACTCCTCCTTAAAAATAGTACTTCTGGCTACATTTTCTGTTAAGGTGCGCAGAAACCGGTGTTCACCTACCGAAGCAACAGGTATATAGTATACCATTTCCATGTCTGTTCTGGCTACTACATGCACCGAGGTAAGAATATTTTTTTTATCAAGGAAACGAGCCAGCCGCTGATTGCCGGGTGACAGGCTATCCAGCCAGGAAATATTTTCCTGGAACCGCTGTACAGCGGGCAGCACACGAAAACTCTCCCACAGCTCCGTTTGGTTAAGGTGCTCTAGCAGTTGGGTATGATTGTTTGTTTCTACTACAAGTGCAGCGTTCTCAGGCACTAAATCCCAGAGGTTTATTTTTTCTCTGGCATCCTTCCATCTGTTAAGACCATAATAGGCCAACGATGCCAGCACAACAAATCCAAGAAAGATAAATAAGATGCGTTTTGCCATGGCAAGCTTTGTCAGGCTACAAATTTAATCGAAATAAAAGAGTTAGGAAGTTAGAGCGGTAAAAAGTTAGCAAGTTAATGCGTTAGAAAATTGTTTGTTAGTGTAGGTACCGCCTTATTTTAGCTCAGATTCTTCAGCTTTATTTTTAACCGGCCACGTATACAAGGTCGAAGAGAAAGAGGCTCATCCGATCGGGTAATAGCTGGTACAGCATTGCTGATCTGAGCCTGTCAATTCATTAATAATTTACTGTTCATATTTTGTTAATATAAGAATCTCATGTTCCGAATCCTGCTACCAGTAGATTTTTCTGAAAGCTCAGACAATGCGTGCGAATACGCGCTTAGTTTAACAGAAAAGGTACCGAATGCCCATATTGTGTTGCTGCACTGCTTTTATGATTACTTAGCCGATGCCGACAACACAATACCCGCAGATGAAGAAGTAGTTGCTTCGGAAGTGATTACAGAACGGGTTTTATACCGCAACCAGGCGGATGCCCAGGAGCAGCTCGAGCAGTTGCACCAAACGCTTCTTAGGGAATCAAGGGCAGCAGGCTCACATGTACGCATTGAACCTGTTTTTATGAATGGCGTGGCAGAGGAAGTGATAACAGAGGAAGTTTCCCGCTTTAAACCCGATATTATTATAATGGGCACCAAAGGCGAGACTAATATATCCCGCTCTTTCTTTGGCACCGTTACCACGCAGGTGATAGAAGATGCCAAAACGCCTGTACTTACTGTACCTCTGCACCACGAAGTACGCGCTATCAGTAAAGTACTTTATGCCACAAATTTCGATCAGGCAGATGTAAATGCCATTACCACACTTGCAGAACTGCTGGCGCCTTTCAAGCCTTCGATATTATGTGTACATATTTCCAATGATGGCGACGAAGACCAAGAAAAGCTGCTTAAACTCAAAGATGAACTAACTGCCACTACGGCTGCCCATCCTATTCAATTCGCCCTGCTGGAGGGTGATGATGTAGCAGAAGCGCTGCAGGCTTTCGGCTCTAAACAAGCTGTAGACCTGATTGCGCTTACCACACATGAGCGCAGCACCTGGAACAGCATCTTTAAACCGAGCCTGGCCAAGAAGATGGTTCTGCATACCAACTTACCCCTTCTTATTTTTCACAGCAGCCAGACGGTTTAACGGCTCAGTACCTCTTGCACTGCCAGCAGGTCTAACATAGCAGCATAGTAGCGCTCTATAGCTTCTGTATTGGTAGACAGGAAAAGGAAAGGCTCTATCAGTTCCAGCTCCATAAGAACCAGCCGACCGTTAATCTCAACGCCATCTACGCGTGCGTAAAGGCAATCTGAGGCAAACTTTAAGGCAATATCTTCAGCCGTTGCCAGTAAGTGTGCCGGAGGTTCTGGGGTATGCACAGATCCTCCTAAGAAATGCTGTACCCTGAAATCGCCTGGTTTGGCAGTTTTAAGCACAGCGTGGCTATACTTGCCTCCAAAGAAAAGAAACGACCACTCTCCCTTAGTTTTTATCTCTTCCAGGAATGGCTGCGCCAGGAAGCCTTCTTTTTGCAGCAACTCATTTATTTTAGCTGTTTCAGACGCTGCTTCTGTTTTGTTGAGTGCAAAGGTATTTTTGGAACCGCCGCTTACCCGGGGCTTTACTATAATTTTAGGTGTGCCTAGTTCTTCGAAGATAGCCGCTGCATTAAATTCGCTTCCCTGCTCCAGCCAGTAAGACGGCACTACGCTTACCCCCTGCTTCTCCAGATCTCTGAAATAAATTTTATCGGCATTCCATCTGATCGTTTTAACAGGATTCAGCACCTGGCATCTCTGCTGCTCCATTTTATGGAGCCAGATATAAAAAGCTTCAATTTTATCGAAATAATCCCAGGGCGATTTAACAATAGCCACATCAAAGGCCGACCAATCCACACGTTCATCCTCCCAGATCTGAAAGGAAACCTGATGTCCTTTATCTTTTAAAAACCTGAAAAGGCGGTCGTCTTCGCTATCGGCATTCGCGGTATAATTGCCTAAACTTACACAAGTTACCAGCGCTATTTGTAGAGTTTGCATAAATGTTGATATTTGTGCGAAATTATACTTTCTCCCTCGCAGAAACCAAGATTAAAGGCCCTTTAGTCAAAACTTTTGCCAGGACTACTATCGTATGTAAGGTATAGTTCTCGCACTTCTTTTACCACTTACATGATGTCGTCTCTTTTTTACAACAGCTGGAGCTGCTATAATAGCTTCGTATCCAGAATGTTGGCACTGGTATTTTTGTTCAGTCCCTTTACAGGTGCCTGCAATACCGCTATTACCAGCAACGAGGCCGACGATATGCCACAACAAGACTTTCAGGAACTTAGCTTCGAAGACACCTTATCCAGCAAAGTAAGCCGTTCTATAGCCGCTAATACCTATGATTTATTAGGAAACCCGATTATTGCCGACCGTAAACAGGGAAATAAGCTTGAGGCTTATTTTGTCAGAATTAATGCTGACTTTACCCTGGATGCCATGCCCATTGAGAACCGCCACAAACCAGATATAAGCGATACCATTTACACGATCCGCTTTGGGGAGTCGGTGCTGGAGCTCTATGCCCCCACTCAAACAGGCGATTTGCTTTTGCAGGATGCCGACATTCGTAACACAGGAATTATCCTGCGCAATAACATGAAAGTGGGGATGAGCCAGCCTGAACTAATGACCAAACTAAAAGCGCACGACGTTCGCATTTTACAAACCACCAACGAAGTGGTAGCCACCACGGCAGAGGGTGCCCCTATTGCCTTAAGGTTTTACCTCAAAAACGGGAAAGTGAACCGCATCAGGTATGAGAGCTATGTAGATTAGTCTCTGTGCCTGTAAATCTTCCTAGTACCCACCATTCATTATTCCCTTTTTTAATTGGGCAAAGCATGCAGTATTCCTAACTTGCCGGTTTTACAGACTTCATAAAACCATTGCAAACTATGCGGATAGTGATACAACGCGTAACACAGGCATCTGTGACCATCAACCAGGTAGTAAAAGGGGAAATCGGTTTAGGGCTTTTACTTTTGGCAGGCTTCACCTCCGACGATACCGAAGAAGATTTAAAGTGGATTGCTGGTAAAGTGGCACAACTGCGCATCTTCAGCGATGAGCAGGATAAAATGAACCTGAGTGTACAGGATGTACAGGGGGATATACTAGTGATCAGCCAGTTTACGCTTTATGCCAATACAAAGAAAGGGAATCGGCCATCTTATATTCATGCTGCCCCACCAGCCATTGCCATTCCACTTTACGAGCAGTTTATTTCTTTGCTGGAGTCTGCTTTAGGCAAAAAGGTACAGACTGGCGAATTCGGTGCAGATATGAAAGTAGCCTTGCTGAATGACGGGCCTGTAACCATTGTTATTGATTCTAAAAACAGAGAATAATTTCCCTTACCATGACCTTAGCAGAAGCACAACAGATTGTTGATACCTGGATAAAAGAAAACGGCGTTCGCTATTTTAATGAGCTCACCAACATGGCCATTCTTACAGAAGAAGTAGGTGAAGTGGCACGCATTATAGCACGCCAGTATGGCGAGCAATCGTTTAAAGCCAGCGATAAAGACAAACAGTTAGCCGACGAACTGGCAGATGTGCTGTTTGTACTCATCTGCCTGGCCAACCAGACAGGTATCGACCTGACCGAGGCGATGCAGAAGAACCTGGATAAAAAAACGAAGCGTGATAAAGACCGCCACAAAAACAACGAAAAGCTTCACTAAGAAAAGCCGGCACTAGTGCCGGCTTTTCTTAGTGAAGCTCTCACCTGAATTAATATAACTTATGCTAGTTTATAGTTGGCTCTTACGTCCACCAAAGCATCCTGCTGCCACACAGGCACTACATCATACACATCGTGCTGCAGGCAGAATGATACATCTTTGTGAATATTCAAGTTTGCCAGGCGCTTTACGTGAGAAGACTGGCCCAGGTACTTTACGATATCTGCTTTTGCAGCCTGGTATAGGTGCAAAGAGGCCAATGTGGCATCGTTTTCAAAGCTAAAATCTTCCTGAAGCCTCTCTGCCAGAGCACCCGCAAACAACGTATCTTCCAGGTTGAACTTACCTTTCCAGCCAGCACAAACCACTACTACATCTAACTGCAGGTTTACCAAATGCTGCACCACTGCCTGCAGGTTCAGAAAAGAACCAATGACAATTTCCTGGGCATCTTCTGATAAGCGTATAGCACGTGTACCGTTGGTAGTGGTAATAGCCACTGTGCGCCCTTCCAGCCCCTCCATATAGCTGAAAGGCGAATTTCCCAGGTCGAAGCCCTCAGCCTTTATACCATCGCGCTCGGCAGCCGTTAAACAACCCTGGCTGGCAAAAGTAAGGCACTCCTCCAACTGCATAACAGGTATAATCTGGGCAACTCCATGGGCAAAAGCGGTTACCATGGTAGAAGTAGCCCGTAAGATATCAACCGCAACTACCGCTTTCCCTTTCAGATCATATAAATGTATAAGCTCAGGGCTATAACAAACATCAATAGAAGGCATACTAAATCGTTTTTATTAATTAGGCAAACACAAAGCTGGTCATAAAGCACAGTGTTTTCTGCGGCAGCAGCTCATGCCTTGTTTTTGCCTGATAAATTACTTTTTATAGAAAGGCAGTTTTACTACCTGAGCTTTCATGTCTTTGTTGCGCACACGCACAAAAACCTCGGAACCAGGTTTGGTAAATTCCTGGGTGATATAACCTAAACCAATACCTTTTCCTAAAGAGGGAGACATGGTACCTGAAGTTACTTCGCCTATCGGTTCTCCGGCAGCATTCACAATTTCATAATGCGCCCTTGGAATAGCCTTGTCTACCATTTCAAAGCCAACCAGTTTTCTCGAAACGCCAGCTGCTTTCTGTTCTTTCAGCTGATCGGAGTTAGTAAATTCTTTATCGAATTTCGTTATCCAGCCTAGTCCAGCCTCCAGTGGAGAGGTTGTATCGTTAATGTCGTTTCCGTAAAGGCAGAAGCCCATTTCCAGGCGCAGCGTATCGCGGGCTCCCAAACCAATCGGCTTAATACCGTACGCCTTGCCTGCTTCCATAATCACATCGAAAACTCTTTTAGCATCTTCGTTGCGCACATAAATTTCGAAGCCACCTGCACCAGTATAACCTGTTGCTGATATAATAACATCCGGCACACCCGCAAATTCACCTTTTTCAAAAGTATAGTATACCATAGAAGCCAGGTCTACAGAAGTAAGCGACTGCAGCGCATCTGTAGCTTTAGGACCCTGAACGGCAAAAAGGGAAACCTGATCAGAAATATTTTCTAATTCAACGCCTTGGGTGTTAAATTTATTTACCCATTCCCAATCTTTTTCGATGTTGGAAGCATTTACAACCAGCATATATTCTTCTTCACCTAAACGGTATACCAGCAGGTCGTCTACTATACCGCCTTCTGTATTAGGGAAGCAGGAATACTGCACCTTACCATCGGTAAGTTTAGCGGCATCGTTAGAAGTAACACGCTGGATCAGATCCAGCGCCTGCGGTCCTTTCAATAAAAACTCACCCATGTGCGATACATCAAAAATACCAACGGCATTGCGTACCGTATGATGCTCGTCTAAATCGGATGAATAACGCACAGGCATCTTATATCCTGCAAAAGGCACCATTTTAGCTCCGAGTGCTTCGTGCACATCATTTAAAGCAATCTTCTTTAATTCCATTCTTAATCAGGCTTGTTCTAGCGATTGGGTCACAAAATTAACTAAATTTATACTCCATCCTAACCTTATATAGTATCGGGTAGCTTCTTCTTGTGCGGTATTAGCAGCCTTACTGCCTTTAATTAAATAACCAGTTATTCCTTTTGCTTCTATTTGGCTGCAGTGATATGTGGTGCGCAGTTTATAACTTTTTTGCTATATATACGTATAGCAAATTCTTAACCAGCCAACATGACTACGCCAGCCTGTAAACATAGCTATCAATATCAAAAAAGCCTTAATTTCGTTTATTCCTGTTATTTTCGTTCTCATAAAGCATCCGGTGAACCCGACCGTTATCTTTAAATTAACATTATAAATTACCCTTATAAGGTTTTATTAATTACATGAAGTTATCTGTTAAGCTGTTTGCAGGCTTTCTCCTTATATCTATTCTTTTCACTGCTGTTGCAATCGTAAACTTCAGATTATCTGAAGTAGTAGTAGAAAACTCCAGATGGGTTTCGAGATCGCAGATTGTAGTCCGTAACTCTGCGGCTCTTCAACGCTATATAATTGATATGGAAACAGGTATACGAGGATACCTGTTAAATGGAAATGAAACATTTCTGGAGCCGTATCTTCAGGCAAAGGAGCAGGTTCCCAAACTATTACAGGAGGTACGAAGCTATACAAGCAGCTCTGAAGAACAGCTGAAGAAACTGGATAATATCCAAAATACACATAGCAGGTGGCATAAGAATTACGCCGAACCCCTTATTGAACTGATAAAGGCCGACACTTTAGAAAATGGCCGCTTCAACGTACTTATAGATAGCCTGGTGCTAGGTGAAAAAACGTTGATGGATACAATCAGAAATGATTTTAAAGAGTTTAATGCTTTTGAATACCAACTGCGGCAAACCCGAAGCGATATCCTGAGCGAAAGTATACAGGACACGCGCCAGATATCTACCATTCTTACCGTTGTATCTGTTGTACTAGGCCTTTGCTGGGCTTTTTATATTACCCGAATTATTACAGGCCGAATCATAAAAATGGTGTCTCTGGCAGAAAAAATCTCCCAGGGAGACTACAAAACCCAAATAGTTGACACCTCACAGGATGAGCTAAGCAA contains these protein-coding regions:
- a CDS encoding DegT/DnrJ/EryC1/StrS aminotransferase family protein, which codes for MAAGKVPFFEFRDWPAGIEGSVTNALLQVLDEKQYILGGAVADFEQAFAKVIGAGFAVGVGNGYDALVVALKAMGIQPGDEVILPANTFIATANAVVQAGAIPVFAEPAIDTYNLTAAGAAPWVTSKTKAIVPVHLYGQTCAMESLLNLAKEANVQVLEDAAQAHGARYKQQYAGAIGHAGAFSFYPTKNLGAIGDGGAVVTSEPGLANFMRMYRNYGGLKKYRHELVGINTRLDTLQAAVLEVKLKYLKLLNRERQRLAAVYLQELSNTGDLVLPFTEQDCEHVYHIFCIRTKHRDALQAWLQQLGVQTATHYPVPVHLQQAYRQFGYKPGSLPVAEELAATCLSLPLFPGMREAEQEAVIAGIKHYFNQQR
- a CDS encoding FdtA/QdtA family cupin domain-containing protein; translation: MQQPYLIQFDQIGSAVEGYIATTQYAEKLPFQVKRVFWTYNIPAGVVRGNHANKATQEVLVAVQGAIRVEAEWGKGQQVFLLNSPAIGLYIPPLCWTRLSFQDGAMAVCLTSTDFSEEDYIRDYQEFQTHVTKAFK
- a CDS encoding YigZ family protein, whose amino-acid sequence is MEDTYYTIASPSEGLYKEKGSKFIALAYQVHSEEEVKEIMAGLKKEYYDARHHCYAYSLGADKSRYRANDDGEPNHSAGDPILGQIRSANLSNVLVAVIRYFGGTKLGVSGLINAYKTAAAEAIASATIIERHETALMQVHFTYPQMNDVMGLIKEYNLQIKEQQFELECLITLEVRKEQQEDVKAKLEDLDAVEVAVL
- the corA gene encoding magnesium/cobalt transporter CorA: MAKRKTRRSRNKILDRKAGNRPGHLAVPAEAFTPRFFLISFHDQFFEEKEYATYEQLKQRVHELPDARHWIDIRGYNSQGLFEKLVADFKIHPLQMEDVLNDYQRPKVEQDQGRLFIITRMLRWSAEQHILEDVQLSVFTGSNYVLTLQSDYDDCLNPLRDRIRSGLGVIRQRPSIYITYAILDVVLDFYFPVIGKISSYMEELEQTILEQPSKQTLGQVLSLKNELIRLRRIVWPERDKMNELLRMDEHIIPASLQIYFRDAYDHTIQLIDLIDSHKEMTSSLVELYMSTVSNRMNNIMKVLTIISSIFIPLSFVAGVYGMNFSREDPETGEVFRYSMPELYQPFSYPILLFIMTVLVVLQLYFFYRKGWFKSF
- a CDS encoding PQQ-like beta-propeller repeat protein translates to MAKRILFIFLGFVVLASLAYYGLNRWKDAREKINLWDLVPENAALVVETNNHTQLLEHLNQTELWESFRVLPAVQRFQENISWLDSLSPGNQRLARFLDKKNILTSVHVVARTDMEMVYYIPVASVGEHRFLRTLTENVARSTIFKEESRDYQGYLLTDITNTQLNTSFTYFSYHNNIILSASPVLIEEIVRRINRGVKTSVAADFRNTNYLTQPDIYANVFINYRELPDVLGLFVREDIMPQVRFLSSFCRNGMLELKLERNKIFLNGFSNPEDLQGSLHNKMNPVAARPFQVKEYLPNRTALMFHFGINQLAKLQDDSQDKIKTEAAYAATVDSLSKNFRQELALVYLESYNINTSPEKIVFARMGNQEHMRSLLAQLSRQVSEVQKEKEFSEQYGNSTISLLDVPELPAQLFGQLFTGFEQSYVVQVGDYLLFSSEIATLRSLLDDIANDHVWGRSVQQKAFLEETLQDGNFSLFLNTVNAWYVLSRYMQEENREDLLQHSSLIKRFNQVSLQFSKVENQYYTSFLFRRQERAAVAGEAGFEEELSLPFNSRIVSMPFPVNNAVDRSREVVVQDSANVLHNITAAGTRGWADTLSGAVRGTIKQIEVGPDKKLRYVFATSNRIHAINNQGQELENFPFNLTDTLRVQRVSVFDYEKDGNYRFLADDNLGNLYMYDFRGNAMPGWQPRRLDYRLAAEPQHIRVGGLDVILVLLENGYVYALNKEGETYPGFPFSLRVPLNSGAIAKAGADLRRTEITTVTRYGEVVVFNLQGTVLRREQLLRPSKRAVFELVPDNSNRSFIIVRQDLGKVAVFNQDLEEIFEKNYVTSAPKIVQYFHFGGDKRVYAITETGPQKTYLYDARAALIGGRSLESNQPVNIFFNEAANNYTLYKVYRRELKRLSFRLPN
- a CDS encoding universal stress protein, with the translated sequence MFRILLPVDFSESSDNACEYALSLTEKVPNAHIVLLHCFYDYLADADNTIPADEEVVASEVITERVLYRNQADAQEQLEQLHQTLLRESRAAGSHVRIEPVFMNGVAEEVITEEVSRFKPDIIIMGTKGETNISRSFFGTVTTQVIEDAKTPVLTVPLHHEVRAISKVLYATNFDQADVNAITTLAELLAPFKPSILCVHISNDGDEDQEKLLKLKDELTATTAAHPIQFALLEGDDVAEALQAFGSKQAVDLIALTTHERSTWNSIFKPSLAKKMVLHTNLPLLIFHSSQTV
- the dtd gene encoding D-aminoacyl-tRNA deacylase — translated: MRIVIQRVTQASVTINQVVKGEIGLGLLLLAGFTSDDTEEDLKWIAGKVAQLRIFSDEQDKMNLSVQDVQGDILVISQFTLYANTKKGNRPSYIHAAPPAIAIPLYEQFISLLESALGKKVQTGEFGADMKVALLNDGPVTIVIDSKNRE
- a CDS encoding nucleotide pyrophosphohydrolase, translated to MTLAEAQQIVDTWIKENGVRYFNELTNMAILTEEVGEVARIIARQYGEQSFKASDKDKQLADELADVLFVLICLANQTGIDLTEAMQKNLDKKTKRDKDRHKNNEKLH